The genomic interval TTCTTGAGGCACTCAAAGGAAATCAAATGGACCTGCAAACCTGTGTCCGTCAAATGAAGATGCTTCTGCATGTCCAACAGGAGCCTTGGAAAAAAGCGGGGACGATGTTGTGGGGGATTGTTCTGGGCGTGCTCCTGTTTGCACTGCTACAGCCCAGAGTTCAGTACACCCATGATGCATGTGCACTGGGAAATAAGATCATGGCAGCCTCGTCGACATTGTCCGACTCCGAACTTGCCCTGATCGAAAGAATCGCCAGCGAGTGATCTTGCCTACCTCGTAGCAATCGATCCGGGGCATCTGGTGTACAGCTACGTATGACCTCATCATCTTACAAAGGCGAATAACGTGCAGCAGAGTACATTCCTTGCAGTTTTCCTGTTCATCAGCAGCTCGGCTCAGGCGCAGCAGCCAGCTCCAGAGCGTATCGTAAATATATCTGGGCCCGTTCAGCCAGCCATCGATCAACAGATCTCCAGTTTCAATACTGGAGGACGGGCAGATGTGCTCCGGCAGTCCGATGTGTTGATTTATCCGTATGGGATCTATCAGCCCGTCCTAACCTGTACAGTGCTCCGCGCATGCATTGTCGAACTTCAAGCGGGAGAGACCCTGATCAGTCTGATTGCCGGAGATGACCAGCGGTGGTTGATTGATCATACTGCTACGGGGGCGGGAGCAGAAACGGCAATCGTCTCGGTCAAGCCAATTGACCACAATATCACGACGAACCTCATTATTTCCACGGATCGCCGGGTGTACCATATCACCCTTGACAGCCCACCATATACCACGAATAGGAACGAGTATAATCCCCAACATCAATACACGCGGCACATCCGATTTTACTATCCTGCTGAACCCAAATTCGCATCTATGCCTGTACGCGAGCGGGCAAATCCGCCCAATGGCCTTTCACTGAAGAAATTGAATCACCACTACACTTGGCGGGCAGAAAAAGGATTCCCATGGGTTCCCTCGGCAGTATTTGATGATGGCGAGCGCGTTTATATACGGATTCCATCCCATGCCTACTCAGAAGATCAGCCGCTCCTAAGCATTGGAACACGTGGCAATGAGCGCGTCGCTGATTATGTCGTACGTGATGGGTATTTCATTGTGGATGGACTTTTTGAGCAGGCACGGCTGATTACTGGCGGGATTGCACGCAAGGGCCTCTTCCGAAGGAAACGGCATACGCAGCGCGCCCTGCACCTCTACAGAGAAAAATGATCGGTAACCTGAACGAATCTGAAAATGAAGGAGCCGAATTTGTTGATCCGGTTTCTGTTACACGATTATCTAAACGAAATATCCTAGCCCTAGCGCTGAGTCTGGCAGGAGTATTACTTGTATTGTTTTTCAGTAGCCGCCGTCAACCAGCAGAATCCAACACCGAGTACGAGTTGGCCCCAGCACCCGCCGTAGATGTACTCACATTGGCACCAGTCGAACCGCGTACTCCGATACCCAGCCCCTGGGAGCCCTCCACATCAACACGCCCGGAGCGCTCAGACGAGCGAAAATCCACCTATGATCAGGCGCGCCAGTCCCGTGGAGTTCTACATGTTTCGAGTATAGTGAATCCAGACAGTACCCAAGAGCCTTCCATCGTCACAGAAGAAGAGGAAAACCTGATCCTTCTGGAAGGTAGCGTGATAACCGCCGCTCTTGAAACAGGCATACATACGGGCCGACCCGGCCCGGTTCGTGCACGAGTTGTGCGGCCAGTCCGGGACTCCAAACGGCTGGAGCAGGTGCTGATTCCAGCCGGCACACAACTCATCGGTGCAATGGAAGGAACGCTTGCAGGAGAAGAGCCACGGGCGCTCATTGTATGGAATCGAATGGTCTTCCCGAATGGAGAGGCCAGAGACTTGCCGGGGCTTCCTGCACTTGACCA from Rhodothermaceae bacterium carries:
- a CDS encoding TrbI/VirB10 family protein encodes the protein MIGNLNESENEGAEFVDPVSVTRLSKRNILALALSLAGVLLVLFFSSRRQPAESNTEYELAPAPAVDVLTLAPVEPRTPIPSPWEPSTSTRPERSDERKSTYDQARQSRGVLHVSSIVNPDSTQEPSIVTEEEENLILLEGSVITAALETGIHTGRPGPVRARVVRPVRDSKRLEQVLIPAGTQLIGAMEGTLAGEEPRALIVWNRMVFPNGEARDLPGLPALDQSGEGGLQDKVKRHRAQRFGSAAMLALIGSATSIATATTAGSLVGGSLALELSRTASGQLDRGSRRQPTLILRPGYQFLVYVSRDMAFSGPYVE